From the Solanum pennellii chromosome 4, SPENNV200 genome, one window contains:
- the LOC107016232 gene encoding phosphoenolpyruvate carboxylase kinase 2-like → MFKTLKNDFQICEEIGRGRFGTVYRCFSPATGESYACKSIDKNLLIDPTDRECLDKEPKILQLLSGNPNILHLYKVYEDDDFLHMVTDFCPNGDLYERVSSGSLSESAAAAILIQLVSAISYCHHMGVAHRDIKPDNVLFDSENRLKLADFGSAEWFAGCEGRKMNGVVGTPYYVAPEVLMGKEYNEKVDVWSLGVILYIMLSGVPPFYGETPTETFQAVLRGNLRFPTRNFRSVSPEAKDLLRKMICKDVSRRFSAEQVLRHPWVLNGGETRSMVD, encoded by the exons atgtttaaaactttgaaaaacGATTTTCAAATTTGCGAAGAAATCGGCCGTGGTAGATTCGGTACCGTCTACCGCTGCTTTTCTCCGGCGACCGGAGAATCCTACGCCTGTAAATCTATCGACAAAAACCTCCTCATTGATCCCACCGACCGTGAATGTCTCGATAAAGAACCCAAAATTCTTCAACTTCTTTCCGGTAACCCCAACATTCTTCATCTTTATAAGGTTTACGAAGATGACGATTTCCTTCATATGGTAACCGATTTCTGCCCGAATGGTGATTTATATGAAAGGGTTTCATCTGGGTCGTTGTCAGAATCGGCTGCCGCGGCTATTCTGATTCAATTGGTTTCTGCGATTAGCTATTGTCATCATATGGGTGTAGCTCATCGTGACATTAAGCCGGATAATGTGTTGTTTGATTCTGAGAATAGATTGAAGCTTGCTGATTTTGGATCTGCGGAGTGGTTTGCTGGTTGTGAAGGGAGGAAGATGAATGGGGTTGTGGGTACGCCGTATTATGTTGCGCCGGAGGTTTTAATGGGGAAAGAGTATAATGAGAAGGTTGATGTATGGAGTTTGGGggttattttgtatattatgcTTTCTGGGGTTCCTCCTTTTTACGGTGAAACGCCGACTGAAACTTTTCAAGCTGTTCTCAGAGGGAATCTGAGGTTTCCGACGAGGAATTTCCGGTCAGTTTCGCCTGAAGCGAAAGATTTGTTGAGGAAGATGATATGTAAAGATGTTTCCAGAAGATTTTCAGCTGAACAAGTATTGA GACATCCATGGGTGCTTAATGGAGGAGAAACAAGATCAATGGTTGATTGA